GCACTGTAGTGGAGAGCATATGACAAATTAAGTCAAGTAGAGTCACAGCATGTCTGACTCCAACCTGATCCTCCTGACAACCTGTTCTACCAATCCCTGCACTGTAGTGGAGAGCATATGACAAATTAAGTCAAGTAGAGTCACAGCATGTCTGACTCCAACCGGATCCTCCTGACAACTTGTTCTACTAGTCACCACTTTTTAAAATGTGAAAGGAACGTGAAGGCAGCCAGGTGTCTTATAATaaacaacacagacagagaaacacgtGATGGAGACATTGGAAATCCTGAGAGTCTCCAGACAACGGTCCTAAAttagcagagcagaaatttgacgaactgacttgttggaaaggacaTGTATCTATTCTCCAGCCTCTGCTACAGTATTTGTCTGCAATACACAGtccacatacagaacatacacgtatcgaacacaaaacaaaatgaaTTCCATAGCATTCACCTTTGTCGTCAGTAAGTGAACTCAAGCTAGTCACGGTAAATCATCATTGTAAGAATTTAATTCTGACTGACATGGTATGTGAAATGGAGCCTCCCttaagggtgtccacatacttttgtatatatactgtataaacacacTGGAAGCGAGAACCGTTCAATTAGCCTCGGACTGTTTTCTTATCAAGGACATTCTATAACATATGCCAATGTTAGTTCTCTCACATTTATCAAAGTGACAGTTAATGACAGCTCGTGTTAAGGGTTGTGTTGATGAGAGCCAGTGTTAAGGGTTGTGTTGATGAGAGCCAGTGTTAAGGGTTGTGTTGATGAGAGCCAGTGTTAAGGGTTGTGTTAATGAGAGCCAGTGTTAAGGGTTGTGTTGATGAGAGCCAGTGTTAAGGGTTGTGTTAATGAGAGCCAGTGTTAAGGGTTGTGTTGATGAGAGCCAGTGTTAAGGGTTGTGTTGATGAGAGCCAGTGTTAAGGGTTGTGTTAATGAGAGCCAGTGTTAAGGGTTGTGTTGATGAGAGCCAGTGTTAAGGGTTGTGTTAATGAGAGCCAGTGTTAAGGGTTGTGTTGATGAGAGCCAGTGTTAAGGGTTGTTTTAGTGTGGACCTGCAATGGACGATGGTGGTTCCTAGGCCGGGGTGGGACTGCCTGTGTTCCTCCACGTCCACCACCAGTCTGAGCAGAGGTCCAGTACAGTCTGGAGTCTGGTGGTCTGGCCATGTGGAGTACCAGTAGTGCCTCACCTGCCTGCTCTCTGAGCCCACCTGTAGGACACATTGTTGTTAGTAAGTTAACTacttcattcatccatccatccatccgtccctTCGTTCATCCATCccttcattcatccatccatcccttcattcatccatccatccatccctacattcattcatccatccatccctacattcatccatccatcccttcattaattcatccatccatccatccatccatccatcccttcattaATTAATCGATCCATCCctacattcatccatccatccctacattcatccatccatcccttcattaattcatccatccatcccttcattaatccatccatccatccatccatcatccatccattcattcattcattcattcatccacccatccacccattcATCCCTTCATTAATTTATCAGTCCATCCATGCATTCatttattcatccatccatcccttcttTCATTCAGAAGTGTTGAAGTTCTGAAACTGGTGTAACCCAGAGCTTTTACTGGCATTATGAGATGTTCAGACAACAATAACCTACTATCTCACCTGAATAATTATGTCTCGAATTGTGTAGCCATCACATTCTTTCACAATGGCCACTCTGAGCTCAAATCTGCCATAGCTGCCCTCCTTCTCTGGCCAGTAAAGCTCACACTTCTGAAACACAGAACACACTTTCTGTATACTTCAGACATGAACCAAAGTCTCTAACAAGGATTTTATAAACCATCTCTGCTTTATCACCAATGGGTCTGTCAAAGGAAACCCGTTAGGAGGTTAGACTTCAAGATTTATTGACACACCCGTGCATCAATCTAAGAAACATAATAagaaaatccccatcaaaatctgtcagtttaagataGAGATATCTTTTTACATGGGCTGTGCGTCTCAACCCACTGCATCCGCCTATGTCGGCCTTCcccatctgtggtggaaggtggccgagccacagcggtgtttgtcagaccaggagacatcccatctgcggTGGAAGCTGGCCGAGCTACAgccgtgtttgtcagaccatgacacatcccatctgcggtggaaggtggccgagctacagccgtgtttgtcagaccaggagacatcccatctgcagTGAGACATctcatctgtggtggaaggtggccgagccacagccgtgtttgtcagaccaggagacatcccatctgtggtggaaggtggccgagctacagccgtgtttgtcagaccatgagacatcccatctgcggtgagacatcccatctgtgttggaaggtggccgagccacagccgtgtttgtcagaccaggagacatcccatctgtgttggaaggtggccgagctacagccgtgtttgtcagaccatgagacatcccatctgcggtgagacatcccatctgtggtggaaggtggccgagctacagccgtgtttgtcagaccaggagacatcccatctgcggTGAAACATcccatctgtggtggaaggtggccgagctacagccgtgtttgtcagaccaggagacatcccatctgcggtgagacatcccatctgtgttggaaggtggccgagctacagccgtgtttgtcagaccatgagaatcttgaaaattggtcttctcacgaaaacgtccaTGCAAATTAACAGGACCACTCGACAGAAAGATAAGACTCTCACacaccttattccttatgatacattttttgactCTTTGTTGCCATTTATTGATGTGTTTCTATGGGTTTTAGTAgaaaaggccaaattcaatattttatccccccccaaaaaaaaaaaatatatatatatatatatatatatatatatatatatatatatatatatatacagttgaagtctgagattacaaacacttaggttggagtcattaaaactagtttttcaaccactccacaaattttctGATAACAGACTATGgatttgacaagtcggttaggacatctactttgtgcatgacacaagtgatttttccaacaattgtttacagacagattatttcacttataattcactgtatcacaattccagtgggtcagaagtttacatacactaagttgactgtgcctttaaacagcttggaaaattccagaaaatgatgtcatggctttagaagcttctgataggctaattgacataatttgagtcaaatggaggtgtacctgtggatgtatttcaaggactaccttcaaactcagtgcctctttgcttgacatcatgggaaaatcaaaagaaatcagccaagacctcagaaataaaatcgttgacctccacaagtctggttcatccttgggagcaatttccaaacgcctgaaggtaccacgatcatctgcacaaacaatagtacgcaagtataaacaccatgggaccacacagccgtcataccgctctttggtgcaaaaagtgcaaatcaattccagaacaaaagcaaaggaccttgtgaagatgctggttcaaaagtatttatatccacagtaaaacgagtcctatatcgacataacttgaaaggccgctcagcaatgaagaagccactgctccgaaacctgccataaaaaaagccagactatggtttgcaactgcacatggggacaaagatcatacatcaaacaaaaatataactgtttggccataatgaccatcattatgtttggaggaaaaaaggggacgcttgcaagccgaagaacaccatcccaactgtgaagcacggggtggcagcatcatgttgtgggtgtgctttgctgcaggagggactggtgcacttcacaaaatagatagcatcatgagggaggaaaatgatgtagatatattgaagcaacatttcaagacatctgtcaggaagttaaagtgatgaaagaaataaaagctgaaataaatcattctctctactattattctgacatttcacattcttaaaataaagtggtgatcctaactgacttaagacagggaatttttattaggattaaatgtcaggaattgtgaaaaactgagtttaaatgtatttggctaaggtgtatgtaaacttccgacttcaactgtatatgtacatatatatttattttttgtttaacaTAAAGGGGTCCTACAATTtgaaatcaaatagctaaatgaacTAAATTAAATAGCTAAAAAGGTGTTCTACTAAGCTGAAATATGGATTGTTTTAACAACCTCTACTAGCGTAGtagaaccacccccccccccccccccccccacacacacacacacacacacacaacggctTAGACTTTTAGAGGTTAGGAGAGAAATGGAAGCAGGATGGGATTtcacctccttcttctccttcagcTTGGTGATCATGACAATGGTGGTGGATCTCTCCTGCCACACCATTTCCCAGAAGTCAAGCACGGTGTTGAGCATGGGGCCCTGGGTGGCGATGTAGGCGCTAGGTGCACCGTTGTAACCCTGCGTGGGCGACAGCAAGATTATGGGGCtctgtcatttccactttgactTCCTGTGGGTTTCCTTGGTTGACATCATGATACACCCACGTAAATCAACTATATCACTCTCCACATCCTTAACATCCTCTGTGCAATGCGTATGCTATACTTTCACACAACcttttatatacatttttatgACCTTTTTGCATGACTTCATGTTCACCTACTTACACTTCTTCATCCCCATAAGGTCTAGAATGACTTTAAGTCTGCGTAACTTAAacacaaataaaaacaaattacAGGTGGTTCTAACCTTTATGTAGTTAGCGTTAATGTATCTTTCAGTCTCGCCCGCCTCCTCTGCTGCTGCGGGGTTCCTCAGACACACACGGGTCTCAGGATCTGGTTAAACATGATTATAGTTTATACATAGGTTATTATATTGTCTGGGTGCCAGTGTGTTTCGGGATTTATCAACTCATGCTTATCAATTTTTACTTAGTCACTCACTTGGCAGTATGGTCTTGTATCTGTCCTTTAAAGCTCGTCCTGGAATATCCAGCTCTGAAGGGTTCACAAAGTTTGGAGGAATTTTCTGTTGGAAAAAACGGACAGGCTTAAGGTCCAGATTCAACTTGATCCTGCTTGCAGTCAATTGTCTGCACATAGTAACAGTTACAGTAGATACCAACCTGGTACTCTGAGTTCAGCCTGCTGGTCTCTTCAGACGCCTCCTGCAGCTGAGAGGGGGTCAGAGGGCGTGTTGAGGTCCTCAGCAGGTGGAGGATGGTCTCTCTGGGAGTGGAGATGGAGCATAGGGTCTCCACTGCTTCCAGACTGAGACTGCTCACGCCCAGCACCAGGGAAACATTGGACCCCCGTCTGAGGATGATTGGAACCACAGAGAGGACAAAACGATCAAGGACTCTATATGCATTTACGTAATGTATCACTTATAGTTtatcataaaatatattttgatttgtttaacacttttttggttactgcatgattccatacgtgttatttcatagttttaatatcttcactattattctacaatgtaaaaaatagtaaaaaaaaaaaaaaacttgaatgagtaggtgtgtccacacttttgactggtactgtagtttatCCTGGCCTTGATGACAGTACTGTGAGTTGAATATCATGGATGTGTGTACCTCTC
This window of the Oncorhynchus clarkii lewisi isolate Uvic-CL-2024 chromosome 16, UVic_Ocla_1.0, whole genome shotgun sequence genome carries:
- the LOC139367752 gene encoding tyrosine-protein phosphatase non-receptor type 7-like; the encoded protein is MSESVESTSSSSTSHPVDKDQSASCPAATAPRKTVRLQERRGSNVSLVLGVSSLSLEAVETLCSISTPRETILHLLRTSTRPLTPSQLQEASEETSRLNSEYQKIPPNFVNPSELDIPGRALKDRYKTILPNPETRVCLRNPAAAEEAGETERYINANYIKGYNGAPSAYIATQGPMLNTVLDFWEMVWQERSTTIVMITKLKEKKEKCELYWPEKEGSYGRFELRVAIVKECDGYTIRDIIIQVGSESRQVRHYWYSTWPDHQTPDCTGPLLRLVVDVEEHRQSHPGLGTTIVHCSAGIGRTGCFIASSIGCLQLKHTSKADVLGIVCKLRLDRGGMIQTSEQYQFLYLTLAQYSRQLVNTDCGSESPVPVPVQTGSTTGETR